The following are from one region of the Thermococcus sp. genome:
- a CDS encoding adenylate kinase produces the protein MNILIFGPPGSGKSTHSHRIVERYGLTYISSGDLIRGEIERKTPIGKEMEAYLSRGELIPDTIVNTLIISKLRRQRENFILDGYPRTPEQVLALESYLYDHGIRLDLAMEIFIDLEASIKRISGRRICPNCGAVYHIKYNPPKKPGICDVCGSKLIQREDDRPEVVERRYRIYTKNMEPIIKFYRNKGIYVRVEGNGSVEEVWKRIQPLLDYIRARKTYLRYP, from the coding sequence GTGAACATTCTAATTTTCGGCCCACCTGGAAGCGGGAAGTCAACGCACTCCCACAGGATTGTCGAGCGCTATGGTCTGACGTATATCTCCTCCGGCGACCTGATAAGGGGGGAAATAGAGAGGAAAACACCGATCGGAAAAGAGATGGAAGCTTACCTGAGCAGGGGCGAGCTAATTCCAGACACGATAGTCAATACATTGATAATATCAAAACTGAGACGCCAGAGGGAGAACTTCATCCTTGACGGCTATCCGAGAACCCCTGAGCAGGTTCTGGCCTTGGAGAGCTATCTTTACGACCACGGGATAAGGCTCGACCTCGCGATGGAGATTTTTATAGACCTTGAGGCGAGCATTAAGCGGATAAGCGGTAGGAGAATCTGCCCGAACTGCGGGGCGGTGTATCACATCAAGTACAACCCGCCCAAAAAGCCCGGAATCTGCGATGTCTGCGGCTCGAAGTTAATTCAGAGGGAAGATGACCGACCGGAAGTTGTCGAGAGGAGGTATAGGATTTACACAAAGAACATGGAGCCAATAATAAAATTCTACCGCAACAAGGGGATATACGTAAGGGTTGAGGGAAATGGAAGCGTGGAAGAAGTGTGGAAAAGGATTCAGCCGTTGCTAGACTACATCAGGGCGAGGAAGACTTACCTAAGATATCCATAA
- a CDS encoding single- stranded DNA-binding family protein, whose translation MRLSTGYVRASGYAHKVRRVLFALARKMVEPKEIIRASGELNQRIFEEFQRLGVSKEDVVRITVEFEVKDGTIVWDYDSLKIEVYRKSEEEKLAKAMEEVEEREKELEEKIKALEEVALNIKKLSDELIERIEELKQEHTSLKLREEE comes from the coding sequence ATGAGGCTGAGCACCGGCTACGTTCGGGCGAGCGGCTACGCCCACAAGGTCAGACGCGTTCTTTTTGCCCTAGCGAGGAAGATGGTCGAGCCTAAGGAGATTATACGGGCCTCAGGAGAGCTCAACCAGAGAATTTTCGAGGAGTTCCAGAGACTCGGGGTCTCCAAGGAAGACGTCGTTAGGATTACCGTAGAGTTCGAGGTTAAAGACGGCACGATAGTCTGGGACTACGATAGCCTGAAAATTGAAGTCTACAGGAAAAGCGAGGAGGAAAAACTTGCAAAAGCCATGGAGGAAGTTGAGGAACGCGAGAAAGAACTTGAGGAGAAGATTAAAGCCCTTGAAGAGGTTGCCCTGAACATTAAAAAGCTCAGCGATGAGCTGATTGAGAGGATAGAAGAGCTCAAGCAGGAGCACACCTCGCTAAAGCTCAGGGAGGAGGAGTGA
- the trmY gene encoding tRNA (pseudouridine(54)-N(1))-methyltransferase TrmY, protein MRTFIIKANRARTKPDFKLSDLPGTSGRIDVLCRFLNSAFLLSHGFRKNVRVWLLLYGPPNPPKAIRFEGPELKVRLNPDERSTAKLIMKALKVGESLREPGKELEVYPGLYVSNRTFEDVVRLTLKNSALYYLHEEGKPIERVPFRKNVAFVLGDHEGLGREDEAFLEGIAEKVSVGKRSYLASHVVAYVNIFLDSLTPPP, encoded by the coding sequence GTGAGAACCTTCATAATAAAGGCAAACAGGGCCCGGACAAAGCCAGACTTCAAGCTTAGCGATTTGCCCGGTACGAGCGGGAGGATAGACGTCCTCTGCAGGTTTCTCAACTCGGCTTTTCTTCTCTCCCACGGCTTCAGAAAGAACGTGCGCGTCTGGCTTCTCCTTTACGGCCCGCCAAACCCTCCAAAGGCAATACGCTTCGAGGGGCCCGAGCTCAAGGTCCGCTTGAACCCGGATGAGAGGAGCACGGCGAAGCTCATAATGAAGGCCCTTAAAGTTGGTGAAAGCCTTAGAGAACCGGGTAAAGAGCTTGAAGTTTATCCCGGTCTGTACGTGAGCAATCGGACTTTTGAGGACGTTGTTCGACTAACGCTCAAAAACTCGGCCCTCTATTACCTTCACGAGGAGGGAAAACCGATAGAGAGAGTTCCCTTTAGGAAGAACGTTGCCTTCGTCCTTGGCGACCATGAGGGACTCGGTAGAGAGGACGAGGCTTTTCTTGAGGGAATCGCGGAAAAAGTAAGCGTTGGAAAAAGGAGTTATTTGGCCTCGCACGTCGTTGCGTACGTCAACATCTTTCTGGATTCCCTCACTCCTCCTCCCTGA
- a CDS encoding DUF2095 family protein, with product MDGRKKKPVDDFAWQEYDREEFERRFPALARELEGEGIPIDAFRMDEEEGEREAEPRNFSGYEPTVIDFLRRCETDEEALEIINWMEARGEITPEIAKELRVTLTKKGVRAFGPKKEWGWYERHGRG from the coding sequence ATGGACGGCAGGAAGAAGAAACCCGTTGATGATTTTGCATGGCAGGAGTACGACAGAGAGGAGTTTGAGAGACGCTTTCCAGCTTTGGCGAGAGAGCTGGAAGGCGAAGGAATACCCATAGATGCCTTCAGAATGGACGAGGAGGAAGGCGAGAGGGAGGCCGAGCCCAGAAACTTTTCAGGTTACGAGCCAACTGTCATAGACTTCCTTCGTAGATGCGAGACCGATGAGGAGGCCCTTGAGATAATAAACTGGATGGAGGCAAGGGGAGAGATAACCCCCGAGATTGCGAAGGAGCTGAGGGTAACCCTCACCAAAAAGGGCGTGAGAGCATTCGGCCCGAAAAAGGAGTGGGGATGGTACGAGAGACACGGGAGGGGCTGA
- a CDS encoding DUF123 domain-containing protein has product MKGSYFLVIKLDEEKTIRTKGKTFELLPGYYVYVGSAMNSLEKRVRRHFSREKKLHWHIDYLLKEARLLRAYLIPSEERLEETLSIEVSKHGKPVPGFGAGDVKVATNLYHFDEEPDGVLIDILKNLGLSWKTVKSVREM; this is encoded by the coding sequence ATGAAGGGCTCGTATTTTCTAGTCATAAAGCTCGACGAAGAAAAAACCATCAGGACAAAAGGGAAAACCTTTGAGCTTTTGCCGGGCTACTACGTTTACGTGGGTTCTGCCATGAACTCACTCGAAAAGAGGGTCAGAAGGCACTTCTCGAGAGAAAAGAAATTGCACTGGCACATCGACTACCTTTTAAAGGAGGCCAGGCTTTTGAGGGCTTACCTGATTCCAAGCGAGGAAAGGCTTGAGGAAACGCTCTCCATCGAGGTCTCGAAGCACGGAAAACCCGTCCCTGGCTTCGGTGCCGGCGACGTTAAGGTCGCCACAAACCTCTATCACTTCGATGAAGAGCCAGACGGGGTCCTCATTGATATCCTCAAAAACCTCGGCCTGAGCTGGAAAACCGTTAAAAGTGTGAGAGAAATGTAG
- a CDS encoding geranylgeranylglyceryl/heptaprenylglyceryl phosphate synthase: MLKMGRVERYIHDRLREGKLHFVLLDPDDVSPETAGKIAGMSEEIGVDAIMVGGSIGAEGEVLDDVVKAIKENSTLPVILFPGSHGGISRYADAIFFMSLLNSRNPFFITGAQALGAFQVKRYGIEPIPMAYLIIEPGETVGWVGDAKPIPRHKPKIAAAYALAGQYMGMRLVYLEAGSGAEKPVPPEMISLVKKVIDVPLIVGGGIRTGEQARRAVEAGADIVVTGTAIEKAGSLGKAQKKLKELNRGIKG; the protein is encoded by the coding sequence ATGCTCAAGATGGGAAGGGTCGAACGCTACATCCATGACAGGCTCAGAGAAGGAAAACTTCACTTCGTTCTGCTGGATCCCGACGATGTTTCACCTGAGACAGCTGGAAAGATAGCCGGAATGAGCGAGGAAATAGGGGTTGATGCTATTATGGTCGGTGGTTCCATCGGAGCAGAGGGAGAAGTTCTTGACGATGTTGTTAAGGCAATAAAAGAGAACTCAACCCTTCCGGTAATACTCTTCCCGGGTTCCCACGGGGGGATAAGCAGGTATGCAGATGCTATATTTTTCATGAGCCTCCTCAACTCAAGAAACCCCTTCTTCATAACCGGTGCCCAGGCTTTGGGCGCTTTCCAGGTGAAGCGGTATGGAATAGAGCCCATTCCAATGGCGTACCTCATAATCGAGCCCGGGGAAACCGTCGGCTGGGTCGGAGATGCCAAGCCAATCCCGAGACACAAACCGAAGATAGCGGCCGCTTACGCTCTTGCCGGCCAGTATATGGGAATGAGGCTCGTTTACCTTGAGGCCGGAAGTGGGGCAGAAAAGCCCGTCCCACCCGAGATGATTTCCCTTGTGAAAAAGGTCATAGACGTGCCCCTCATAGTTGGCGGGGGCATAAGGACTGGGGAGCAGGCGAGAAGAGCCGTTGAGGCCGGTGCCGATATAGTCGTTACGGGAACGGCCATAGAAAAGGCTGGCTCCCTTGGAAAGGCTCAGAAAAAGCTTAAAGAGCTCAACAGGGGAATCAAAGGTTAG